A window from Rhinolophus sinicus isolate RSC01 linkage group LG01, ASM3656204v1, whole genome shotgun sequence encodes these proteins:
- the VWA5B2 gene encoding von Willebrand factor A domain-containing protein 5B2 isoform X6, which yields MGCCVWLCPRCSPRWPRQVHQAPPDLRGSVTTGLESPSHALRADAPPHASSAATICVTLAEGHHCDRALEILLHPSEPHQPHLMLEAGSLSSAEYEARIRARRDFQRLQRRDSDGDRQVWFLQRRFHKDILLNPVLVLSFCPDLSSKPGHLGTATREFLFLLDGSSVAHKDAIVLAVKSLPSQTLINVAIVGTSVQPFFPASRLCSDDTVQLICENVETLQAAGGPPDVLAALDWAMRQPQHRAHPRQLFLLTAASPMAATTHQTLELMRWHRGAARCFSFGLGPACHQLLQGLSALSRGQAYFLRPGERLQPMLVQALRKALEPALSDISVDWFVPDAVEALLTPREIPALYPGDQLLGYCSLFRVDGFRSRPPGGQEPGWQSLGGSVFPSPEEVPSATSPGTEPTGTSEPLGTGTVTGELSNPWAAGDSERSTDALTDPVTDPGPNPSSDTAIWRRIFQSSYIREQYVLTHCSASPEPGPGSTGSSESPGSQGPGSPEGSAPLDPPSQQGCRSLAWGEPAGSRSCPLPPPPLAPVKPGALSAEVLGRQRRAALAGRSLSSPPGQVNPVHGRPRHPSLGAAPDGSGPEPGQQLGPGLDDSGNLLSPAPMDWDMLMEPPFLFTAVPPDRELGSPAMPLPPQPPRCHVVIRALCGEQPVCWEVGVGLETLWGSENDGSLPASLPEREGAWDQALHRLTAASVVRDNEQLALRGGAETMADWGHARRSWLRAIQTSKVSSAPSCFTCPVAVDATTREVLPTALQVRSSEPAESPGTPSASRGHLDAAPLTTVAHSKGLQGGSLAGSSDADQNGNCKSALWDPAAPTGGSHRLPPQPSSRLSLGFRKARGPNTGQISDHNSEGSDHDYLPLVRLQEAPGSFRLDAPFCTAVRIPQERLCRASPFAAHRASLSPTSASSPWALLGPGVGQGDSATASCSPSPSSGSEGPGQVDSGRGSDTEASEGAEGPVGADLRGRTWATAVALAWLEHRCAAAFGEWELAAAKADCWLQAQHLPDGLDLAALKAAARGLFLLLRHWDQNLQLHLLCYSPANM from the exons ATGGGGTGCTGCGTGTGGCTCTGCCCTCGGTGCTCACCCCGCTGGCCCCGTCAGGTCCACCAGGCCCCCCCAGATCTCCGGGGCTCTGTGACGACAG GCCTGGAGAGCCCCTCTCATGCTCTGCGGGCAGACGCACCCCCTCACGCCAGCTCTGCAGCCACCATCTGTGTCACCCTGGCCGAGGGTCACCACTGCGACAGGGCCTTGGAGATCCTGCTGCACCCTAGTG agcCCCACCAGCCGCACCTAATGCTGGAGGCTGGCAGCCTGAGCTCAGCAGAATATGAGGCCCGGATTAGGGCCCGCCGGGATTTCCAGAGGCTACAGCGAAGGGACAGTGATGGGGACCGGCAG GTGTGGTTCCTGCAGCGACGCTTCCACAAGGACATCCTGCTGAACCCGGTGCTGGTGCTAAGCTTCTGCCCGGACCTGAGTTCCAAGCCTGGACACCTGGGCACAGCGACCCGGGAGTTCCTTTTCCTGTTGGATGGCAGCAGTGTAGCACACAAG GACGCCATTGTTTTGGCAGTGAAGTCACTCCCGTCCCAGACGCTCATCAACGTGGCGATAGTTGGCACATCAGTGCAGCCCTTCTTCCCTGCGAGCCGGCTTTGCAGTGAT GACACTGTGCAGTTGATCTGTGAGAATGTCGAGACTCTGCAGGCTGCGGGCGGTCCCCCAGATGTGCTGGCTGCGCTGGACTGGGCCATGAGGCAGCCCCAGCACAGGGCCCACCCTCGGCAGCTGTTCCTGCTCACTGCTGCCTCACCCATGGCTGCCACGACCCACCAAACTCTGGAGCTGATGAGGTGGCACAGGGGGGCAGCCAG GTGCTTCTCCTTTGGGCTAGGGCCTGCCTGCCACCAGCTGCTCCAGGGTCTGTCTGCCCTCAGCAGGGGCCAGGCCTACTTCCTGAGGCCTGGGGAGAGGCTGCAGCCCATG CTGGTACAGGCTCTGCGGAAGGCACTGGAGCCTGCTTTGAGTGACATCTCTGTGGACTGGTTTGTGCCTGATGCAGTGGAGGCACTGCTGACCCCCCGGGAGATCCCAGCACTCTACCCTGGGGACCAGCTGCTGGGTTACTGCTCACTCTTCAGGGTGGATGGCTTCCGGTCCCGCCCCCCTGGG GGCCAAGAGCCTGGCTGGCAGAGCTTGGGTGGCTCTGTGTTCCCATCCCCAGAGGAGGTGCCATCTGCCACCAGCCCTGGCACTGAGCCCACTGGCACCTCAGAGCCACTGGGAACAGGCACTGTGACAGGAGAGCTGTCCAACCCCTGGGCTGCGGGGGACTCAGAGCGGA GTACGGATGCTCTGACTGACCCCGTCACAGACCCTGGACCCAACCCCTCTTCCGACACAGCCATATGGCGCCGCATCTTCCAGTCCTCGTATATCCGGGAGCAGTATGTGCTCACCCACTGCTCTGCCAGCCCTGAGCCAGGCCCAGGCTCCACAGGCAGCAGTGAGTCCCCCGGCTCCCAGGGCCCTGGCTCCCCTGAAGGCAGTGCTCCCCTGGATCCCCCTTCTCAGCAAGGCTGCCGAAGCCTGGCTTGGGGAGAACCTGCAGGCTCCCGGTCCTGCCCGCTGCCTCCACCCCCACTGGCTCCAGTCAAG CCTGGGGCCTTAAGTGCTGAGGTGCTGGGCCGTCAACGCAGAGCAGCTCTGGCTGGCCGAAGCCTCTCATCACCCCCAGGCCAGGTGAACCCAGTCCATGGCCGCCCCCGGCACCCCTCTTTGGGTGCAGCACCAGATGGGTCAGGCCCTGAGCCAGGGCAGCAGCTGGGACCAGGCCTGGATGACTCAG GAAACCtgctctccccagcccccatggACTGGGACATGTTGATGGAACCACCCTTCTTGTTCACGGCTGTGCCCCCCGACAGGGAATTGGGCTCCCCAGCAATGCCGCTACCTCCCCAGCCTCCACGCTGCCATGTGGTGATCCGGGCCCTTTGTGGGGAGCAGCCTGTGTGCTGGGAGGTGGGTGTTGGGCTAGAGACACTATGGGGGTCTGAGAATGATGGCTCCCTGCCTGCATCACTCCCTGAAAGAGAAGGTGCTTGGGACCAAGCCCTCCATCGGCTGACAGCAGCCTCTGTGGTCCGCGACAATGAGCAGCTGGCTCTCCGAGGAGGCGCTGAGACCATGGCTGACTGGG GCCATGCCCGCAGGTCCTGGCTGCGAGCCATTCAGACAAGCAAGGTCAGCTCTGCCCCCTCCTGCTTCACCTGCCCTGTAGCTGTGGACGCTACCACTAGGGAGGTCCTGCCCACAGCCCTGCAGGTGCGGAGCTCAG AACCAGCCGAGTCCCCAGGTACCCCTTCTGCTTCTCGGGGCCATCTAGATGCAGCTCCTCTGACCACAGTTGCCCACTCTAAAG GACTTCAGGGAGGCTCCCTGGCAGGCAGCTCGGACGCAGACCAAAATGGCAACTGCAAGTCTGCTTTGTGGGACCCTGCAGCCCCCACCGGAGGTTCTCATCGTCTGCCCCCCCAGCCTTCCTCTAGGCTTAGCCTGGGCTTTCGGAAGGCCAGAGGCCCTAACACAGGCCAGATTAGTGACCACAACAGTGAAGGAAGCGACCACGACTACCTGCCCTTG GTGCGATTGCAAGAGGCACCCGGCTCCTTCCGCCTGGACGCGCCCTTCTGCACAGCGGTGCGCATCCCCCAGGAGCGACTGTGCCGCGCCTCCCCCTTTGCTGCGCACCGCGCCAGCCTCAGCCCGACTTCAGCCTCATCTCCCTGGGCTCTTCTGGGCCCTGGTGTTGGCCAGGGCGACAGTGCCACAGCTTCCTGCAGCCCGTCCCCCAGCTCAGGCTCCGAGGGTCCCGGCCAGGTGGACAGTGGGCGGGGCTCAGACACCGAGGCCTCGGAGGGAGCAGAAGGGCCGGTTGGGGCCGACCTGCGGGGCCGAACCTGGGCCACAGCCGTGGCACTCGCGTGGCTGGAGCACCGCTGTGCCGCCGCCTTTGGCGAGTGGGAACTCGCAGCAGCTAAGGCCGACTGTTGGCTGCAGGCACAGCACTTGCCTGACGGCCTCGACCTGGCTGCCCTCAAGGCTGCGGCCCGGGGCCTCTTCCTGCTGCTGCGCCACTGGGATCAGAACCTGCAGCTGCACCTGTTGTGTTACAGCCCAGCAAACATGTGA
- the VWA5B2 gene encoding von Willebrand factor A domain-containing protein 5B2 isoform X5: MGCCVWLCPRCSPRWPRQVHQAPPDLRGSVTTGWAYGDSLRPSLGFSGSSAGLESPSHALRADAPPHASSAATICVTLAEGHHCDRALEILLHPSEPHQPHLMLEAGSLSSAEYEARIRARRDFQRLQRRDSDGDRQVWFLQRRFHKDILLNPVLVLSFCPDLSSKPGHLGTATREFLFLLDGSSVAHKDAIVLAVKSLPSQTLINVAIVGTSVQPFFPASRLCSDDTVQLICENVETLQAAGGPPDVLAALDWAMRQPQHRAHPRQLFLLTAASPMAATTHQTLELMRWHRGAARCFSFGLGPACHQLLQGLSALSRGQAYFLRPGERLQPMLVQALRKALEPALSDISVDWFVPDAVEALLTPREIPALYPGDQLLGYCSLFRVDGFRSRPPGGQEPGWQSLGGSVFPSPEEVPSATSPGTEPTGTSEPLGTGTVTGELSNPWAAGDSERSTDALTDPVTDPGPNPSSDTAIWRRIFQSSYIREQYVLTHCSASPEPGPGSTGSSESPGSQGPGSPEGSAPLDPPSQQGCRSLAWGEPAGSRSCPLPPPPLAPVKPGALSAEVLGRQRRAALAGRSLSSPPGQVNPVHGRPRHPSLGAAPDGSGPEPGQQLGPGLDDSGNLLSPAPMDWDMLMEPPFLFTAVPPDRELGSPAMPLPPQPPRCHVVIRALCGEQPVCWEVGVGLETLWGSENDGSLPASLPEREGAWDQALHRLTAASVVRDNEQLALRGGAETMADWGHARRSWLRAIQTSKVSSAPSCFTCPVAVDATTREVLPTALQVRSSEPAESPGTPSASRGHLDAAPLTTVAHSKGLQGGSLAGSSDADQNGNCKSALWDPAAPTGGSHRLPPQPSSRLSLGFRKARGPNTGQISDHNSEGSDHDYLPLVRLQEAPGSFRLDAPFCTAVRIPQERLCRASPFAAHRASLSPTSASSPWALLGPGVGQGDSATASCSPSPSSGSEGPGQVDSGRGSDTEASEGAEGPVGADLRGRTWATAVALAWLEHRCAAAFGEWELAAAKADCWLQAQHLPDGLDLAALKAAARGLFLLLRHWDQNLQLHLLCYSPANM; encoded by the exons ATGGGGTGCTGCGTGTGGCTCTGCCCTCGGTGCTCACCCCGCTGGCCCCGTCAGGTCCACCAGGCCCCCCCAGATCTCCGGGGCTCTGTGACGACAGGTTGGGCCTATGGTGATTCTCTTCGTCCCTCCCTCGGCTTCTCTGGGTCTAGTGCGG GCCTGGAGAGCCCCTCTCATGCTCTGCGGGCAGACGCACCCCCTCACGCCAGCTCTGCAGCCACCATCTGTGTCACCCTGGCCGAGGGTCACCACTGCGACAGGGCCTTGGAGATCCTGCTGCACCCTAGTG agcCCCACCAGCCGCACCTAATGCTGGAGGCTGGCAGCCTGAGCTCAGCAGAATATGAGGCCCGGATTAGGGCCCGCCGGGATTTCCAGAGGCTACAGCGAAGGGACAGTGATGGGGACCGGCAG GTGTGGTTCCTGCAGCGACGCTTCCACAAGGACATCCTGCTGAACCCGGTGCTGGTGCTAAGCTTCTGCCCGGACCTGAGTTCCAAGCCTGGACACCTGGGCACAGCGACCCGGGAGTTCCTTTTCCTGTTGGATGGCAGCAGTGTAGCACACAAG GACGCCATTGTTTTGGCAGTGAAGTCACTCCCGTCCCAGACGCTCATCAACGTGGCGATAGTTGGCACATCAGTGCAGCCCTTCTTCCCTGCGAGCCGGCTTTGCAGTGAT GACACTGTGCAGTTGATCTGTGAGAATGTCGAGACTCTGCAGGCTGCGGGCGGTCCCCCAGATGTGCTGGCTGCGCTGGACTGGGCCATGAGGCAGCCCCAGCACAGGGCCCACCCTCGGCAGCTGTTCCTGCTCACTGCTGCCTCACCCATGGCTGCCACGACCCACCAAACTCTGGAGCTGATGAGGTGGCACAGGGGGGCAGCCAG GTGCTTCTCCTTTGGGCTAGGGCCTGCCTGCCACCAGCTGCTCCAGGGTCTGTCTGCCCTCAGCAGGGGCCAGGCCTACTTCCTGAGGCCTGGGGAGAGGCTGCAGCCCATG CTGGTACAGGCTCTGCGGAAGGCACTGGAGCCTGCTTTGAGTGACATCTCTGTGGACTGGTTTGTGCCTGATGCAGTGGAGGCACTGCTGACCCCCCGGGAGATCCCAGCACTCTACCCTGGGGACCAGCTGCTGGGTTACTGCTCACTCTTCAGGGTGGATGGCTTCCGGTCCCGCCCCCCTGGG GGCCAAGAGCCTGGCTGGCAGAGCTTGGGTGGCTCTGTGTTCCCATCCCCAGAGGAGGTGCCATCTGCCACCAGCCCTGGCACTGAGCCCACTGGCACCTCAGAGCCACTGGGAACAGGCACTGTGACAGGAGAGCTGTCCAACCCCTGGGCTGCGGGGGACTCAGAGCGGA GTACGGATGCTCTGACTGACCCCGTCACAGACCCTGGACCCAACCCCTCTTCCGACACAGCCATATGGCGCCGCATCTTCCAGTCCTCGTATATCCGGGAGCAGTATGTGCTCACCCACTGCTCTGCCAGCCCTGAGCCAGGCCCAGGCTCCACAGGCAGCAGTGAGTCCCCCGGCTCCCAGGGCCCTGGCTCCCCTGAAGGCAGTGCTCCCCTGGATCCCCCTTCTCAGCAAGGCTGCCGAAGCCTGGCTTGGGGAGAACCTGCAGGCTCCCGGTCCTGCCCGCTGCCTCCACCCCCACTGGCTCCAGTCAAG CCTGGGGCCTTAAGTGCTGAGGTGCTGGGCCGTCAACGCAGAGCAGCTCTGGCTGGCCGAAGCCTCTCATCACCCCCAGGCCAGGTGAACCCAGTCCATGGCCGCCCCCGGCACCCCTCTTTGGGTGCAGCACCAGATGGGTCAGGCCCTGAGCCAGGGCAGCAGCTGGGACCAGGCCTGGATGACTCAG GAAACCtgctctccccagcccccatggACTGGGACATGTTGATGGAACCACCCTTCTTGTTCACGGCTGTGCCCCCCGACAGGGAATTGGGCTCCCCAGCAATGCCGCTACCTCCCCAGCCTCCACGCTGCCATGTGGTGATCCGGGCCCTTTGTGGGGAGCAGCCTGTGTGCTGGGAGGTGGGTGTTGGGCTAGAGACACTATGGGGGTCTGAGAATGATGGCTCCCTGCCTGCATCACTCCCTGAAAGAGAAGGTGCTTGGGACCAAGCCCTCCATCGGCTGACAGCAGCCTCTGTGGTCCGCGACAATGAGCAGCTGGCTCTCCGAGGAGGCGCTGAGACCATGGCTGACTGGG GCCATGCCCGCAGGTCCTGGCTGCGAGCCATTCAGACAAGCAAGGTCAGCTCTGCCCCCTCCTGCTTCACCTGCCCTGTAGCTGTGGACGCTACCACTAGGGAGGTCCTGCCCACAGCCCTGCAGGTGCGGAGCTCAG AACCAGCCGAGTCCCCAGGTACCCCTTCTGCTTCTCGGGGCCATCTAGATGCAGCTCCTCTGACCACAGTTGCCCACTCTAAAG GACTTCAGGGAGGCTCCCTGGCAGGCAGCTCGGACGCAGACCAAAATGGCAACTGCAAGTCTGCTTTGTGGGACCCTGCAGCCCCCACCGGAGGTTCTCATCGTCTGCCCCCCCAGCCTTCCTCTAGGCTTAGCCTGGGCTTTCGGAAGGCCAGAGGCCCTAACACAGGCCAGATTAGTGACCACAACAGTGAAGGAAGCGACCACGACTACCTGCCCTTG GTGCGATTGCAAGAGGCACCCGGCTCCTTCCGCCTGGACGCGCCCTTCTGCACAGCGGTGCGCATCCCCCAGGAGCGACTGTGCCGCGCCTCCCCCTTTGCTGCGCACCGCGCCAGCCTCAGCCCGACTTCAGCCTCATCTCCCTGGGCTCTTCTGGGCCCTGGTGTTGGCCAGGGCGACAGTGCCACAGCTTCCTGCAGCCCGTCCCCCAGCTCAGGCTCCGAGGGTCCCGGCCAGGTGGACAGTGGGCGGGGCTCAGACACCGAGGCCTCGGAGGGAGCAGAAGGGCCGGTTGGGGCCGACCTGCGGGGCCGAACCTGGGCCACAGCCGTGGCACTCGCGTGGCTGGAGCACCGCTGTGCCGCCGCCTTTGGCGAGTGGGAACTCGCAGCAGCTAAGGCCGACTGTTGGCTGCAGGCACAGCACTTGCCTGACGGCCTCGACCTGGCTGCCCTCAAGGCTGCGGCCCGGGGCCTCTTCCTGCTGCTGCGCCACTGGGATCAGAACCTGCAGCTGCACCTGTTGTGTTACAGCCCAGCAAACATGTGA
- the VWA5B2 gene encoding von Willebrand factor A domain-containing protein 5B2 isoform X7, giving the protein MLVTGPCLLAGLESPSHALRADAPPHASSAATICVTLAEGHHCDRALEILLHPSEPHQPHLMLEAGSLSSAEYEARIRARRDFQRLQRRDSDGDRQVWFLQRRFHKDILLNPVLVLSFCPDLSSKPGHLGTATREFLFLLDGSSVAHKDAIVLAVKSLPSQTLINVAIVGTSVQPFFPASRLCSDDTVQLICENVETLQAAGGPPDVLAALDWAMRQPQHRAHPRQLFLLTAASPMAATTHQTLELMRWHRGAARCFSFGLGPACHQLLQGLSALSRGQAYFLRPGERLQPMLVQALRKALEPALSDISVDWFVPDAVEALLTPREIPALYPGDQLLGYCSLFRVDGFRSRPPGGQEPGWQSLGGSVFPSPEEVPSATSPGTEPTGTSEPLGTGTVTGELSNPWAAGDSERSTDALTDPVTDPGPNPSSDTAIWRRIFQSSYIREQYVLTHCSASPEPGPGSTGSSESPGSQGPGSPEGSAPLDPPSQQGCRSLAWGEPAGSRSCPLPPPPLAPVKPGALSAEVLGRQRRAALAGRSLSSPPGQVNPVHGRPRHPSLGAAPDGSGPEPGQQLGPGLDDSGNLLSPAPMDWDMLMEPPFLFTAVPPDRELGSPAMPLPPQPPRCHVVIRALCGEQPVCWEVGVGLETLWGSENDGSLPASLPEREGAWDQALHRLTAASVVRDNEQLALRGGAETMADWGHARRSWLRAIQTSKVSSAPSCFTCPVAVDATTREVLPTALQVRSSEPAESPGTPSASRGHLDAAPLTTVAHSKGLQGGSLAGSSDADQNGNCKSALWDPAAPTGGSHRLPPQPSSRLSLGFRKARGPNTGQISDHNSEGSDHDYLPLVRLQEAPGSFRLDAPFCTAVRIPQERLCRASPFAAHRASLSPTSASSPWALLGPGVGQGDSATASCSPSPSSGSEGPGQVDSGRGSDTEASEGAEGPVGADLRGRTWATAVALAWLEHRCAAAFGEWELAAAKADCWLQAQHLPDGLDLAALKAAARGLFLLLRHWDQNLQLHLLCYSPANM; this is encoded by the exons ATGCTGGTGACTGGGCCATGCCTGCTGGCAG GCCTGGAGAGCCCCTCTCATGCTCTGCGGGCAGACGCACCCCCTCACGCCAGCTCTGCAGCCACCATCTGTGTCACCCTGGCCGAGGGTCACCACTGCGACAGGGCCTTGGAGATCCTGCTGCACCCTAGTG agcCCCACCAGCCGCACCTAATGCTGGAGGCTGGCAGCCTGAGCTCAGCAGAATATGAGGCCCGGATTAGGGCCCGCCGGGATTTCCAGAGGCTACAGCGAAGGGACAGTGATGGGGACCGGCAG GTGTGGTTCCTGCAGCGACGCTTCCACAAGGACATCCTGCTGAACCCGGTGCTGGTGCTAAGCTTCTGCCCGGACCTGAGTTCCAAGCCTGGACACCTGGGCACAGCGACCCGGGAGTTCCTTTTCCTGTTGGATGGCAGCAGTGTAGCACACAAG GACGCCATTGTTTTGGCAGTGAAGTCACTCCCGTCCCAGACGCTCATCAACGTGGCGATAGTTGGCACATCAGTGCAGCCCTTCTTCCCTGCGAGCCGGCTTTGCAGTGAT GACACTGTGCAGTTGATCTGTGAGAATGTCGAGACTCTGCAGGCTGCGGGCGGTCCCCCAGATGTGCTGGCTGCGCTGGACTGGGCCATGAGGCAGCCCCAGCACAGGGCCCACCCTCGGCAGCTGTTCCTGCTCACTGCTGCCTCACCCATGGCTGCCACGACCCACCAAACTCTGGAGCTGATGAGGTGGCACAGGGGGGCAGCCAG GTGCTTCTCCTTTGGGCTAGGGCCTGCCTGCCACCAGCTGCTCCAGGGTCTGTCTGCCCTCAGCAGGGGCCAGGCCTACTTCCTGAGGCCTGGGGAGAGGCTGCAGCCCATG CTGGTACAGGCTCTGCGGAAGGCACTGGAGCCTGCTTTGAGTGACATCTCTGTGGACTGGTTTGTGCCTGATGCAGTGGAGGCACTGCTGACCCCCCGGGAGATCCCAGCACTCTACCCTGGGGACCAGCTGCTGGGTTACTGCTCACTCTTCAGGGTGGATGGCTTCCGGTCCCGCCCCCCTGGG GGCCAAGAGCCTGGCTGGCAGAGCTTGGGTGGCTCTGTGTTCCCATCCCCAGAGGAGGTGCCATCTGCCACCAGCCCTGGCACTGAGCCCACTGGCACCTCAGAGCCACTGGGAACAGGCACTGTGACAGGAGAGCTGTCCAACCCCTGGGCTGCGGGGGACTCAGAGCGGA GTACGGATGCTCTGACTGACCCCGTCACAGACCCTGGACCCAACCCCTCTTCCGACACAGCCATATGGCGCCGCATCTTCCAGTCCTCGTATATCCGGGAGCAGTATGTGCTCACCCACTGCTCTGCCAGCCCTGAGCCAGGCCCAGGCTCCACAGGCAGCAGTGAGTCCCCCGGCTCCCAGGGCCCTGGCTCCCCTGAAGGCAGTGCTCCCCTGGATCCCCCTTCTCAGCAAGGCTGCCGAAGCCTGGCTTGGGGAGAACCTGCAGGCTCCCGGTCCTGCCCGCTGCCTCCACCCCCACTGGCTCCAGTCAAG CCTGGGGCCTTAAGTGCTGAGGTGCTGGGCCGTCAACGCAGAGCAGCTCTGGCTGGCCGAAGCCTCTCATCACCCCCAGGCCAGGTGAACCCAGTCCATGGCCGCCCCCGGCACCCCTCTTTGGGTGCAGCACCAGATGGGTCAGGCCCTGAGCCAGGGCAGCAGCTGGGACCAGGCCTGGATGACTCAG GAAACCtgctctccccagcccccatggACTGGGACATGTTGATGGAACCACCCTTCTTGTTCACGGCTGTGCCCCCCGACAGGGAATTGGGCTCCCCAGCAATGCCGCTACCTCCCCAGCCTCCACGCTGCCATGTGGTGATCCGGGCCCTTTGTGGGGAGCAGCCTGTGTGCTGGGAGGTGGGTGTTGGGCTAGAGACACTATGGGGGTCTGAGAATGATGGCTCCCTGCCTGCATCACTCCCTGAAAGAGAAGGTGCTTGGGACCAAGCCCTCCATCGGCTGACAGCAGCCTCTGTGGTCCGCGACAATGAGCAGCTGGCTCTCCGAGGAGGCGCTGAGACCATGGCTGACTGGG GCCATGCCCGCAGGTCCTGGCTGCGAGCCATTCAGACAAGCAAGGTCAGCTCTGCCCCCTCCTGCTTCACCTGCCCTGTAGCTGTGGACGCTACCACTAGGGAGGTCCTGCCCACAGCCCTGCAGGTGCGGAGCTCAG AACCAGCCGAGTCCCCAGGTACCCCTTCTGCTTCTCGGGGCCATCTAGATGCAGCTCCTCTGACCACAGTTGCCCACTCTAAAG GACTTCAGGGAGGCTCCCTGGCAGGCAGCTCGGACGCAGACCAAAATGGCAACTGCAAGTCTGCTTTGTGGGACCCTGCAGCCCCCACCGGAGGTTCTCATCGTCTGCCCCCCCAGCCTTCCTCTAGGCTTAGCCTGGGCTTTCGGAAGGCCAGAGGCCCTAACACAGGCCAGATTAGTGACCACAACAGTGAAGGAAGCGACCACGACTACCTGCCCTTG GTGCGATTGCAAGAGGCACCCGGCTCCTTCCGCCTGGACGCGCCCTTCTGCACAGCGGTGCGCATCCCCCAGGAGCGACTGTGCCGCGCCTCCCCCTTTGCTGCGCACCGCGCCAGCCTCAGCCCGACTTCAGCCTCATCTCCCTGGGCTCTTCTGGGCCCTGGTGTTGGCCAGGGCGACAGTGCCACAGCTTCCTGCAGCCCGTCCCCCAGCTCAGGCTCCGAGGGTCCCGGCCAGGTGGACAGTGGGCGGGGCTCAGACACCGAGGCCTCGGAGGGAGCAGAAGGGCCGGTTGGGGCCGACCTGCGGGGCCGAACCTGGGCCACAGCCGTGGCACTCGCGTGGCTGGAGCACCGCTGTGCCGCCGCCTTTGGCGAGTGGGAACTCGCAGCAGCTAAGGCCGACTGTTGGCTGCAGGCACAGCACTTGCCTGACGGCCTCGACCTGGCTGCCCTCAAGGCTGCGGCCCGGGGCCTCTTCCTGCTGCTGCGCCACTGGGATCAGAACCTGCAGCTGCACCTGTTGTGTTACAGCCCAGCAAACATGTGA